In Symmachiella dynata, the following are encoded in one genomic region:
- a CDS encoding sugar phosphate isomerase/epimerase family protein, whose amino-acid sequence MKLGLINSAWSQAGRETTWGIQKTKEIGFDTIDIQVDPLSIDIRERKLIKDECDRLDLPIVSLCCVAVGLIDFNESVQRFSLERVKAHLDLVYEFEADNLLLVIGEYIWNQEVIPPEEQWDTGVKNCRLLAEYAESLGIKIALELEPFKLSLVNDVDTMVRFIDDVGHPAFAANIDVSHLCLSHVAPEQLQRLAGKATHVHISDCDGKVHGDLPPGRGVVDFPPYLQEIKQLGIDGAISIELEYAPNPDEIEAWVTEAYTQTAKLMREAGLRD is encoded by the coding sequence ATGAAGCTGGGATTGATTAACTCCGCCTGGTCCCAAGCCGGCCGAGAAACCACCTGGGGAATCCAAAAAACCAAGGAAATCGGGTTCGATACCATCGATATCCAAGTTGACCCATTGTCCATCGATATCCGGGAGCGAAAGTTAATCAAGGATGAATGTGATCGGCTCGACTTGCCGATCGTATCGTTGTGCTGCGTCGCTGTCGGGCTGATTGATTTCAACGAAAGCGTGCAACGCTTCAGCCTCGAACGCGTCAAAGCCCATTTGGATCTGGTCTACGAATTCGAAGCGGATAATTTGCTGTTGGTGATTGGCGAATACATTTGGAATCAAGAAGTGATTCCCCCTGAAGAGCAGTGGGACACCGGTGTGAAAAACTGCCGATTGTTGGCCGAGTACGCGGAATCTCTGGGCATTAAAATTGCTTTGGAGCTAGAACCGTTCAAACTCTCGTTAGTCAACGACGTCGACACGATGGTCCGTTTCATTGACGACGTCGGGCATCCCGCCTTTGCCGCCAACATCGACGTCTCGCATTTATGCCTGTCACACGTCGCTCCCGAGCAGTTGCAACGGCTCGCCGGAAAGGCAACGCATGTGCACATTTCGGACTGCGACGGCAAAGTACACGGCGACTTGCCACCAGGACGCGGCGTGGTGGATTTCCCGCCGTACCTGCAGGAAATCAAGCAATTGGGGATCGACGGCGCCATTTCGATTGAGTTGGAATACGCACCCAATCCCGACGAGATCGAGGCCTGGGTCACAGAAGCCTATACCCAAACCGCCAAGCTGATGCGGGAGGCGGGGCTGCGGGATTGA
- a CDS encoding sulfate adenylyltransferase, with the protein MADLIPPHGGLTEPVCCTVSADDIDSFRSEAAKLPQVPVSAADLSTVYRLGDGTLSPLTGPMDSATYNRVLDESVIEVNGTKYAWTIPISLPVTSELAVSLSAGQKVALTNPDGEIVATLDVTDVFEWDKPRYIKSVYLTERTDHPGADMVLKGDADKTHLIGGEIRVLPQPKNAAFGQYVLSPREVRKKLAETGWDSVVAFQTRNPLHRAHEYALVYALEKLLKDGKNAGACLNPLIGETKSDDVNAEIRMQTYEKLISDRAMGDGDSDPELWSSRGESVPDRVILLGLDIKMFYGGPKEAVMHAIYRQNLGFTNIVIGRKHADAPYQDGTAIWGDFDAQEIFNNLNGALEIKPVNVGFAAYYESLGRVDLMENHSEEKPVFISGKQVRATLQAGEMVDPRIMRESTSKILAAAMHQ; encoded by the coding sequence ATGGCAGACTTAATCCCGCCGCATGGTGGACTGACCGAACCCGTTTGCTGCACCGTTTCGGCAGACGACATCGACAGTTTTCGGTCGGAAGCGGCCAAATTGCCGCAAGTACCAGTTTCCGCTGCTGATCTGTCGACCGTCTACCGTCTGGGAGACGGAACGCTCAGCCCGTTGACCGGTCCCATGGATTCGGCCACATACAACCGAGTGCTGGACGAGTCGGTTATCGAAGTCAATGGGACCAAATACGCCTGGACGATCCCGATTTCCCTGCCCGTCACCTCTGAATTGGCAGTCTCCCTGTCAGCGGGACAAAAGGTCGCATTGACCAATCCAGACGGAGAAATCGTCGCCACGCTCGACGTGACGGACGTTTTCGAATGGGACAAACCGCGATATATCAAGAGCGTCTACCTGACCGAGCGCACCGATCATCCCGGGGCTGATATGGTTCTCAAAGGGGATGCCGACAAGACCCATTTGATCGGCGGCGAGATCCGCGTGTTGCCGCAGCCGAAAAACGCCGCCTTTGGGCAGTACGTGTTGTCCCCGCGCGAAGTTCGCAAAAAACTGGCCGAAACCGGTTGGGACAGCGTTGTCGCCTTCCAAACGCGTAATCCGCTGCACCGGGCGCATGAATATGCCTTGGTCTATGCCTTAGAAAAATTGCTCAAAGACGGCAAAAATGCAGGCGCCTGCCTGAATCCGTTGATCGGCGAAACGAAGTCGGATGACGTCAACGCCGAAATTCGCATGCAGACCTACGAAAAGTTGATTTCCGACCGTGCCATGGGTGACGGTGATAGCGACCCGGAATTGTGGAGCAGCCGCGGGGAAAGCGTTCCCGACCGGGTGATCCTGCTGGGACTGGACATCAAAATGTTTTACGGCGGCCCCAAAGAAGCGGTCATGCACGCTATCTACCGCCAGAACTTGGGATTCACCAATATCGTCATCGGCCGCAAACATGCCGATGCCCCCTATCAGGACGGTACGGCGATCTGGGGTGACTTCGATGCTCAGGAGATCTTCAATAACCTGAACGGAGCCTTGGAGATCAAGCCGGTGAACGTCGGATTTGCCGCTTACTACGAGTCGCTCGGCCGCGTGGATCTGATGGAAAACCATAGCGAAGAAAAGCCGGTCTTCATCTCCGGCAAACAAGTTCGCGCCACATTGCAGGCAGGCGAAATGGTTGATCCGCGGATCATGCGTGAAAGCACTTCCAAGATTTTGGCAGCGGCCATGCATCAATAG
- a CDS encoding PAS domain S-box protein, whose amino-acid sequence MGILNFASLVLLTIAGIQTAWAWRNLRDWRLAFACLTLLLAGVPGIFEFLFDVNKKPLRADFSFDEVQLFTVGVLAVVAASFIKQIIHSQQMAAVAQSVSEFQLASILENVPDAILTVDRDAKVLFLNHSDSLYTVEDVVGQSALRMLPEEAHSNMQSALAEVIQEGRSVELDVPMIDRDGSKRWYTCRMFPAGSGSPPDTATVIATNITQRKHAENELRRSRDELEQRVMERTRELALANQELRSEIIERKQTERQLFSRIEFERIISGLSSRFIDLDPGQIDPAIEDALKKLGEVSGTDHCSICHLNDSPPMASMTHEWCRDGIDPVSDLIQDLPMEQHPWLWQKIRELVPVHISNLDELPPEAKTLKVALKSREMQSFVVVPLTSGHVLWGFVSFAVKGRQVSWHDDMVALLKIVGDIFLSALERQRASEALRATEARINRLFQSNIIGSTFTDVDGVLYDANDAFLNMTGYSREDLPLRWRDLTPPEWAHLDEQALQSIRTEGVAPPREKEYFHRDGHRVPILMGTALLDKNSGECIGFVIDLTERKQAAERIRELTSRLEGASRLSVMGEMTAGLAHELHQPLAVIANYANGCIRRLSKETLDRPKLIESMQEVVAQSIRAGEILRRTRDFLHQREIQWESVDLNSVIRDAVHLAELDSRQKDVEIRLHLGQNLPDIFGDAVQLTQAILNLLLNGIQATAENPSGPKMISVESDINQDSAVQITIADTGLGIPTELRDSIFDQFFTTKSNGLGMGLAICKSTIENHGGKIWMRPGAFEGTEFLLVLPRARRELRPPVILAKLTEQPAASAPR is encoded by the coding sequence GTGGGAATTCTTAATTTTGCTTCTTTGGTGCTGCTGACCATCGCTGGGATTCAAACAGCCTGGGCGTGGCGAAATCTGCGCGACTGGCGATTGGCGTTTGCTTGTTTGACCCTCCTCCTGGCAGGGGTCCCGGGGATTTTCGAATTTCTATTTGATGTGAATAAGAAACCACTGCGCGCGGACTTTTCATTTGACGAAGTCCAACTCTTCACGGTTGGAGTGTTAGCGGTCGTGGCGGCATCGTTTATTAAGCAAATCATCCATTCGCAACAAATGGCAGCGGTGGCACAGAGCGTTTCAGAGTTTCAACTCGCCTCGATATTAGAAAACGTGCCTGACGCCATTCTGACTGTCGACCGGGACGCGAAGGTGTTGTTTCTCAACCATTCGGACTCCCTGTATACGGTCGAAGATGTCGTCGGTCAAAGTGCATTGAGAATGCTGCCCGAAGAAGCGCACAGCAACATGCAATCCGCGCTGGCGGAAGTTATCCAAGAGGGTCGTTCGGTGGAGTTGGACGTGCCGATGATCGACCGCGATGGCAGCAAACGATGGTACACATGTCGCATGTTCCCTGCTGGAAGTGGCAGCCCACCTGACACAGCGACGGTGATCGCCACCAATATCACGCAGCGCAAACACGCCGAAAACGAATTGCGAAGGTCGCGCGATGAGTTGGAGCAGCGTGTGATGGAACGAACGCGAGAACTTGCGCTGGCCAATCAAGAACTCCGTTCCGAAATCATTGAACGCAAGCAAACAGAACGTCAGCTCTTTTCTCGGATTGAATTCGAGCGCATCATTTCAGGGTTATCATCGCGGTTTATTGATTTGGACCCCGGCCAAATCGACCCGGCGATCGAGGATGCTTTGAAAAAACTGGGGGAAGTCTCGGGAACCGATCACTGTTCGATCTGTCATCTAAACGACTCGCCGCCAATGGCATCGATGACGCACGAATGGTGTCGGGACGGCATTGATCCGGTCTCTGATCTTATCCAAGATTTGCCCATGGAGCAGCATCCTTGGTTGTGGCAAAAAATTCGCGAACTGGTCCCGGTGCACATCTCCAACCTCGACGAACTACCCCCCGAAGCTAAAACGCTCAAAGTGGCTTTGAAATCTCGAGAAATGCAATCCTTCGTGGTCGTGCCGTTGACTTCGGGCCATGTGCTGTGGGGATTTGTAAGCTTTGCTGTCAAAGGGCGGCAGGTTTCGTGGCATGACGATATGGTGGCGCTGTTGAAGATCGTCGGGGATATTTTCTTGTCGGCACTCGAGCGGCAACGGGCCAGCGAGGCGCTGCGTGCGACTGAAGCGCGGATAAATCGGCTGTTTCAAAGCAACATTATTGGCTCGACGTTCACCGACGTCGACGGTGTTCTGTATGACGCGAATGACGCATTTTTGAATATGACCGGTTATTCGCGTGAGGATCTTCCTTTGCGCTGGCGGGATTTGACTCCTCCAGAATGGGCTCACCTTGATGAGCAGGCTTTGCAGAGCATTAGAACCGAAGGGGTTGCCCCACCGCGCGAAAAAGAATATTTCCACCGGGACGGACACCGCGTGCCCATTTTGATGGGGACTGCACTCCTCGATAAAAACTCCGGCGAATGCATCGGCTTTGTGATCGACCTCACCGAACGCAAACAAGCAGCCGAACGCATTCGCGAACTGACGAGCCGTTTGGAGGGTGCTTCGCGGTTGAGCGTGATGGGAGAAATGACCGCAGGATTGGCGCACGAACTGCACCAACCGCTGGCTGTGATCGCCAACTATGCCAACGGCTGCATCCGCCGCCTCAGCAAGGAGACTCTCGACCGTCCGAAACTGATCGAGTCGATGCAGGAGGTTGTCGCTCAAAGCATTCGCGCTGGAGAAATCCTCCGCCGCACACGCGACTTTTTGCACCAGCGAGAGATCCAGTGGGAATCTGTCGACCTGAATTCCGTGATTCGCGATGCAGTGCACTTGGCGGAATTAGATTCGCGGCAAAAGGATGTTGAAATCAGATTGCACCTGGGGCAAAACCTACCCGACATTTTCGGCGATGCTGTGCAACTCACCCAAGCCATATTGAACCTGTTACTCAACGGCATTCAAGCGACTGCCGAAAATCCGTCCGGTCCAAAGATGATCAGTGTCGAATCCGACATCAATCAAGACAGTGCCGTGCAAATCACCATTGCAGACACAGGGCTGGGTATACCTACGGAACTTCGCGACTCCATTTTCGACCAATTCTTCACAACCAAATCCAACGGGTTGGGAATGGGGTTGGCGATTTGTAAATCGACGATCGAAAACCACGGCGGTAAAATCTGGATGAGACCAGGTGCCTTTGAAGGAACTGAATTTTTGCTGGTCCTCCCCAGGGCTCGTCGCGAGTTGAGGCCACCTGTCATACTAGCCAAACTAACCGAACAGCCAGCGGCCTCTGCGCCTCGCTGA
- a CDS encoding DUF1559 domain-containing protein — translation MNDVQPSPKRSRRGFTLIELLVVIAIIAILISLLLPAVQQAREAARRTQCKNALKQLVLALHNYESAHGAFPPSRIYPDVAIEDNASNESAYGSWTTMILPFVDQGNLGNQFDYNVAWSALANRDTIGTQLSIMTCPSTPTDSRIDPHWVTGAAAGDFGSINEIKKKVYTDVLGIPDPGSNARAGVLAKGPSNPIRNVIDGTSNTIMVGEAAGQPDVYIASGKMTADDFAAYSDDKVVDLGGRFVAADGIGWADPDDGFSINGATADGLDKYGPKMINAINVSEAFSFHTGGAQFGLADGSVRFISESVDAAVFVGACTRAGGEVSSEF, via the coding sequence ATGAATGACGTTCAACCGTCACCGAAACGCTCGCGACGCGGATTTACGCTCATCGAATTGTTGGTCGTGATTGCCATCATCGCCATTCTGATCTCACTGCTGTTGCCAGCCGTGCAACAGGCCCGCGAAGCAGCTCGTCGGACCCAATGCAAAAATGCGTTGAAACAATTGGTATTGGCACTGCACAACTACGAGAGTGCACATGGAGCCTTCCCGCCCAGCCGCATCTATCCCGATGTCGCCATCGAAGACAATGCCAGCAACGAAAGTGCTTACGGATCATGGACCACGATGATTCTCCCTTTCGTCGATCAAGGGAATCTCGGCAACCAATTCGATTACAACGTCGCTTGGAGCGCATTGGCAAACCGCGACACGATTGGCACACAGCTGTCGATTATGACTTGTCCTTCGACGCCGACCGATAGTCGCATCGATCCCCACTGGGTCACGGGTGCTGCTGCCGGCGACTTTGGTTCGATCAACGAAATCAAGAAAAAAGTTTACACCGATGTCCTGGGCATCCCGGACCCCGGTAGCAATGCCCGTGCGGGCGTTTTGGCCAAAGGGCCGTCCAATCCCATTCGCAACGTGATCGACGGTACGTCAAACACCATCATGGTGGGTGAAGCGGCCGGTCAACCCGATGTTTATATTGCGAGCGGCAAGATGACGGCCGATGACTTCGCAGCCTATTCGGACGACAAAGTCGTCGATTTGGGTGGGCGATTCGTCGCTGCCGACGGGATCGGCTGGGCGGACCCCGACGATGGATTCAGCATCAATGGGGCAACAGCTGACGGGCTGGATAAATACGGCCCCAAGATGATCAACGCCATCAACGTCAGCGAAGCCTTTAGCTTCCATACGGGCGGCGCGCAATTTGGGCTGGCAGACGGCTCGGTCCGATTCATCAGCGAAAGCGTAGATGCAGCTGTGTTTGTCGGAGCCTGCACGCGTGCCGGTGGAGAAGTTTCCAGCGAATTCTAA
- a CDS encoding esterase-like activity of phytase family protein — MRLNFAGWIVICLCGFAVCQAAAADVKLIGRGRLAGTATDQSGQSEALVNGTPHHRFGGISALEYAGDKNRFFALADRGPDDGATGYQCRFHELNIDFDENGARPADISIVSTTLLSDASGRPMTGNATVYAPTDKLAGRFDPEGIRLTKNNTLLISDEYGPHVIEFSLSGKEQRRFPLPEYFSALHPGDSKAAENKLNRSGRSSNRGLEGLALTPDGQFAYGIFQGPLLQDASRTKKGKPFGQNCRILKLDTQTGETWEYVYQLDDVDHGLNEILALNDHQFLVIERDGETGDEAKFKRIMQIDLANATAIDGSKALPKNGLPSNITPAAKTVFIDLLDPQFGLAGSSMPKKIEGLSHGPRLADGRQTLVIASDNDFQADVPTLFWVFAY, encoded by the coding sequence ATGCGTCTCAATTTCGCTGGGTGGATTGTCATTTGTCTCTGCGGATTCGCTGTGTGCCAAGCGGCAGCGGCGGATGTGAAATTGATCGGACGCGGCCGTCTCGCTGGCACCGCAACCGACCAGTCCGGACAATCCGAAGCACTCGTCAACGGCACACCGCATCACCGATTCGGCGGCATCTCCGCACTGGAATATGCAGGCGACAAAAACCGCTTTTTCGCCCTGGCCGATCGCGGTCCCGACGACGGAGCCACCGGATATCAATGCCGGTTCCATGAGTTGAACATCGATTTCGACGAGAACGGCGCACGACCAGCGGACATATCCATCGTATCCACAACGTTACTGTCCGATGCCTCCGGTCGGCCCATGACCGGCAATGCCACCGTCTATGCTCCCACCGACAAACTGGCCGGCCGATTCGATCCGGAAGGCATTCGCCTCACCAAGAACAACACGCTATTGATCTCCGATGAGTACGGTCCGCACGTCATCGAATTCTCCTTGTCCGGCAAAGAACAACGCCGGTTTCCGCTGCCGGAGTACTTCTCAGCGCTGCATCCGGGCGACTCCAAGGCGGCTGAAAACAAACTCAACCGCTCCGGTCGGTCCTCCAACCGGGGGCTGGAAGGTTTAGCCCTCACGCCGGACGGCCAATTTGCCTACGGCATCTTTCAAGGCCCACTCCTGCAAGACGCATCCCGTACTAAAAAAGGAAAACCGTTCGGGCAAAATTGCCGCATCCTAAAGCTGGACACACAGACCGGCGAGACCTGGGAATACGTCTACCAACTCGACGATGTGGACCATGGCCTGAATGAAATCTTGGCTCTCAATGATCATCAGTTCCTGGTCATCGAACGAGATGGAGAGACCGGCGACGAGGCGAAGTTCAAACGGATCATGCAAATCGATCTGGCAAACGCAACCGCCATCGACGGCAGCAAAGCCCTCCCGAAGAACGGACTGCCCAGCAATATCACACCGGCAGCCAAAACGGTCTTTATCGATCTACTTGATCCCCAATTCGGCCTGGCTGGATCTTCGATGCCCAAAAAAATCGAAGGCTTAAGCCACGGCCCCCGCTTAGCCGATGGCCGACAGACGTTGGTCATTGCTTCGGACAATGATTTCCAAGCAGACGTGCCAACGCTGTTTTGGGTGTTCGCGTATTAA
- a CDS encoding mandelate racemase/muconate lactonizing enzyme family protein, whose amino-acid sequence MRTVLRDLLLGRDPSAVERIWEEMYRATLPFGRKGIALMALSGVDLALWDLRGKAANEPVARLLGGEVGHPIPTYATVWGSIEPAITTGHRAIKLHLEKYDPRTNLEALVDCVANARQRMGAAGMLMVDAFMKWDIETTLAVAARLVEHNIAWLEEPLLPDDLKGYADLADRCLIPIAGGEHEFTAAAFETIIQQRLHAVLQPDVCWCGGLTELIKIYRMAAAAGLRVCPHRGAEIWSLHAIAALDPQPLAESGRSWMSWVGGQPPIVDGWIQLGEAPGLGVIVDEETCN is encoded by the coding sequence GTGCGGACCGTCCTGCGCGATTTGTTGTTGGGCCGCGATCCGTCAGCCGTGGAGCGGATTTGGGAAGAGATGTATCGGGCGACATTGCCGTTTGGGCGGAAGGGGATTGCGCTGATGGCGCTGAGCGGGGTTGATTTGGCGCTGTGGGATTTGCGCGGCAAAGCGGCCAATGAACCGGTCGCGCGGTTGTTGGGCGGCGAGGTCGGCCACCCGATTCCGACATACGCCACGGTCTGGGGATCGATTGAACCGGCGATTACAACCGGGCATCGCGCGATCAAATTGCATCTGGAGAAGTACGACCCGCGAACCAACCTCGAAGCTCTCGTCGATTGCGTGGCCAATGCCCGTCAGCGGATGGGCGCCGCGGGAATGTTAATGGTCGACGCGTTTATGAAATGGGATATCGAAACCACACTCGCTGTGGCAGCGCGGCTTGTCGAACACAACATTGCCTGGTTGGAAGAACCGCTCCTGCCCGACGATCTCAAAGGTTATGCGGACTTGGCTGACCGCTGCCTGATCCCCATTGCCGGAGGCGAGCATGAGTTCACAGCCGCGGCCTTTGAGACGATTATCCAGCAACGCTTACACGCGGTTCTCCAGCCCGATGTCTGTTGGTGTGGCGGGCTGACCGAGTTGATCAAGATTTACCGGATGGCTGCTGCGGCAGGGCTGCGTGTCTGCCCGCATCGCGGAGCGGAAATCTGGTCGTTGCACGCCATCGCTGCTTTGGACCCGCAACCTTTGGCCGAATCGGGCCGAAGCTGGATGTCTTGGGTCGGCGGTCAGCCACCGATTGTTGACGGATGGATCCAACTGGGCGAGGCCCCGGGTTTGGGGGTCATTGTGGACGAAGAGACCTGCAATTAA
- a CDS encoding tetratricopeptide repeat protein, which yields MSPPNEPLNNASDDTDSENPQEASLDSSDPVPTDPVPSDQEPTDQNSDYQDSGDQDSGDPEGMPEYEPLTPELVQDEAARGDFMLRWAVVLLAFLMGCTFIAESPTLVHVKTGEYLATHGIWPPANDVFSYTVSDRPWINLSWLFDLVLAGVYAVGGAIGLTLFKALLAAVTFWFVVNLGLGKTSTWGVSICAAVALLACHNSLTAQPMLITLLGLASMFWVISSWKSGASPRRIYALIPLFFLWANFDPRMFLGLTALVLYGLGDFMGVLWGRPSLTDAQRKPFQLAVAGSLFAVLLNPFGWHTYLRPLELYGKEYPAFREFLSGSTPNASTVRFYTLLDEGVWNNLGHSGIAAVALGIAAILVMYLNFRRLEVGHVLIFFAFAAFAVASVEQLPAAALVFAILLAINGQSWYQANFSQSYSVKPGELIFSRGGRAVTVLAFAALAFMAGTGWLRPPGGGTTGLGFDESFKQSLNSLAEQCKETYSDRVFNANARQGDMLIWSGQKPFTDMRLRLYLGEGDQDLLTLHKRTGNSLRIQHLAVSPEQAKTLDVTPTDWKPIFDKYEITHAMPRLTMAPFPDYPMLRAFMFSTRDWQLTSLSGSAAVVHRVDPQDPELMNFIKDHGYDFVSRAFREDTDTVESRSAWPALPNVYEQKVWKTKLHIPEQIQLARHLNVILQDVSAIAAQMPLADQAVYPAIAWLAVRQALQGLDVDPSSADGYVELGNAYRFLASWNQGNILGVQQWHGQGMRFFQALMAYNMALAADPTNATAHSRLFEFYNSPGFARVDLALRELEALDKILSEKPTKTEAETQQLKQIDELRTQMTQHIQQLETALKQATDAKADPLRLAKIAAQNFRCPAAALQQLEKAPEFVASHPEAKMYFLTLLLEVGRIEDAYETAIELEYQLNSSPNQIPGWRSLVAAAYLANAEYDKANELWTAESQQIDSNGFRGVLGSLPPRLIPQAQVPWPMSLLSSSYQYLFTQMPQLDAYNLNKAFALLESGQCEAAGEQFQEALDESPDMSSRQLVAFYLAQITRQFIDPVRPINRVPVIFADEKAPKAPEAADK from the coding sequence GTGTCACCTCCCAATGAGCCATTGAATAACGCGTCTGATGATACAGACAGCGAAAATCCTCAGGAAGCATCCCTGGATTCCAGCGACCCGGTACCGACTGACCCGGTCCCCAGTGATCAGGAACCGACTGATCAGAATTCCGATTATCAGGATTCCGGTGATCAGGACTCCGGTGACCCGGAGGGGATGCCCGAGTATGAGCCGTTAACGCCTGAACTCGTGCAAGACGAAGCAGCGCGGGGCGACTTCATGCTCCGCTGGGCTGTCGTGCTGTTGGCGTTTTTGATGGGCTGCACCTTCATTGCCGAATCCCCAACCTTGGTGCACGTCAAAACCGGAGAATATCTGGCGACGCACGGCATCTGGCCTCCCGCAAATGACGTTTTTTCCTATACGGTTTCCGATCGTCCCTGGATCAATTTGTCGTGGCTGTTCGATCTGGTGCTCGCAGGAGTCTACGCGGTCGGAGGTGCGATTGGGCTGACCTTGTTCAAAGCCCTGCTGGCAGCAGTGACGTTTTGGTTTGTTGTGAACTTGGGGTTGGGCAAAACCTCCACGTGGGGCGTGAGCATCTGCGCGGCTGTGGCGCTATTGGCTTGTCATAATTCACTGACAGCACAACCCATGTTGATCACATTGCTGGGACTGGCGTCGATGTTCTGGGTGATCAGCTCTTGGAAATCGGGCGCATCGCCGCGACGAATATACGCGCTGATTCCATTGTTCTTTCTCTGGGCCAATTTCGATCCACGGATGTTTCTAGGATTGACCGCCTTGGTTTTGTACGGCCTGGGCGATTTTATGGGCGTGCTCTGGGGCCGACCCTCCTTGACCGACGCACAGCGAAAGCCGTTTCAATTGGCCGTGGCAGGCAGCTTGTTCGCCGTGCTGCTCAATCCCTTTGGTTGGCATACTTACCTGCGGCCGTTGGAGTTGTATGGCAAAGAGTATCCGGCGTTTCGCGAATTTCTGTCCGGGTCGACTCCCAATGCGTCGACGGTTCGGTTTTACACGCTGCTCGACGAAGGTGTCTGGAATAATCTGGGGCATTCCGGTATTGCGGCAGTGGCATTAGGTATCGCCGCTATTCTGGTGATGTACTTAAATTTCCGCCGTTTGGAAGTGGGGCACGTGCTGATCTTCTTTGCCTTTGCAGCCTTTGCCGTCGCCAGTGTCGAGCAATTGCCGGCAGCGGCATTGGTGTTTGCCATTCTGCTGGCCATCAACGGTCAGAGCTGGTACCAGGCCAATTTCTCGCAATCCTATTCAGTCAAACCCGGCGAATTGATTTTTTCCCGCGGTGGGCGCGCCGTGACTGTTTTAGCCTTTGCTGCGCTTGCCTTCATGGCAGGGACAGGTTGGCTCAGACCTCCCGGCGGGGGCACCACTGGTCTCGGTTTTGACGAATCGTTCAAACAGTCGCTCAACTCATTAGCAGAACAATGCAAAGAAACGTACTCGGATCGCGTATTCAACGCCAACGCCCGGCAAGGGGACATGCTGATCTGGTCCGGCCAAAAACCGTTTACGGACATGCGGTTGCGGTTGTATCTGGGAGAAGGCGACCAAGATTTGCTGACGTTGCATAAGCGAACCGGAAATTCCTTGCGGATTCAGCACTTGGCGGTGAGTCCTGAACAGGCCAAGACCTTGGATGTCACCCCCACGGATTGGAAGCCGATTTTTGACAAATATGAGATTACACACGCCATGCCGCGACTGACCATGGCGCCGTTTCCTGATTACCCAATGCTTCGCGCCTTTATGTTTTCGACGCGAGATTGGCAATTGACGAGCCTGAGCGGAAGCGCAGCTGTTGTGCATCGCGTGGATCCCCAGGATCCCGAGTTGATGAATTTTATCAAAGACCACGGATATGATTTTGTTTCGCGGGCCTTCCGCGAAGACACCGATACTGTCGAGTCGCGCTCCGCCTGGCCCGCTCTTCCCAATGTCTATGAACAAAAGGTTTGGAAAACCAAGCTGCATATTCCCGAACAGATTCAACTCGCCCGGCATTTGAACGTCATCCTACAGGATGTTTCGGCAATCGCAGCACAGATGCCTTTGGCTGATCAAGCGGTCTATCCAGCAATCGCCTGGCTAGCAGTTCGTCAGGCGCTGCAAGGACTCGACGTAGATCCCTCCTCGGCGGACGGGTATGTCGAATTGGGGAATGCCTATCGGTTTTTAGCCTCGTGGAATCAAGGCAATATCCTCGGCGTGCAACAATGGCACGGGCAAGGGATGCGGTTTTTCCAAGCCTTGATGGCCTACAACATGGCGCTCGCCGCAGATCCCACCAATGCGACAGCTCATTCGCGGTTGTTTGAGTTTTATAACTCACCCGGCTTTGCGCGCGTCGATTTGGCTTTACGCGAGTTGGAAGCACTGGACAAGATTCTTAGTGAAAAACCGACCAAAACTGAGGCGGAAACGCAGCAGTTGAAGCAAATTGACGAACTTCGCACACAGATGACGCAACACATTCAACAACTCGAGACGGCCCTCAAACAGGCGACCGATGCCAAAGCCGATCCGTTGCGGTTGGCAAAAATCGCTGCACAAAATTTCAGATGTCCGGCAGCGGCACTCCAGCAACTCGAAAAGGCACCGGAATTTGTTGCCAGCCATCCAGAAGCGAAAATGTATTTTCTGACACTGCTGCTCGAAGTCGGACGGATCGAAGATGCCTATGAAACGGCGATTGAACTGGAATATCAGCTCAACTCATCACCCAATCAAATACCTGGCTGGCGATCATTGGTGGCGGCCGCGTATTTGGCAAATGCGGAATACGACAAGGCGAATGAACTCTGGACGGCTGAGAGTCAACAGATCGACTCCAACGGTTTCCGTGGAGTGCTGGGATCGCTTCCGCCTCGGCTTATTCCGCAGGCACAAGTTCCCTGGCCGATGTCTCTACTCAGTAGTTCGTATCAATACCTGTTCACTCAAATGCCCCAACTCGACGCGTATAATCTCAATAAAGCGTTCGCATTATTGGAGTCGGGACAATGCGAAGCAGCGGGCGAACAATTTCAAGAAGCCCTCGACGAATCGCCTGATATGTCGTCGCGTCAATTGGTCGCGTTTTACCTGGCGCAAATCACCCGTCAGTTCATCGATCCCGTGCGACCCATCAACCGAGTCCCCGTGATTTTCGCCGATGAGAAGGCGCCGAAAGCGCCGGAAGCAGCGGACAAGTAG